The following proteins are encoded in a genomic region of Rattus rattus isolate New Zealand chromosome 2, Rrattus_CSIRO_v1, whole genome shotgun sequence:
- the C2H11orf68 gene encoding UPF0696 protein C11orf68 homolog isoform X1 codes for MAAAAAAVAGAGRGGGGGADPGQERSRARSWVGAERSEGRRMEPNEELEEEDSPGGREDGFTAEHLAAEAMAADMDPWLVFDARTTPATELDAWLAKYPPSQVTRYGDPGSPNSEPVGWIAAYGQGYTPNSGDVQGLQAAWEALQTSGRPITPGTLRQLAITHHVLSGKWLIHLAPGFKLDHAWAGIARAVVEGRLQVAKVSPRAKEGGRQVICVYTDDFTDRLGVLEADSAIRAAGIKCLLTYKPDVYTYLGIYRANRWHLCPTLYESRFQLGGNARGSRVLDRANNVELT; via the exons atggcggcggcggcggcggccgtgGCAGGGGCGGGGCGCGGCGGGGGTGGCGGCGCAGACCCCGGGCAGGAACGGAGCCGGGCCCGAAGTTGGGTTGGCGCGGAGCGGAGTGAAGGCCGGAG GATGGAACCAAATGAAGAGCTGGAAGAGGAGGACTCTCCAGGTGGTCGTGAGGATGGCTTCACTGCTGAGCACctggctgcagaggccatggcagCTGACATGGACCCCTGGCTGGTATTTGATGCCCGTACTACACCTGCCACAGAGCTGGATGCCTGGTTGGCCAAGTACCCACCATCTCAAGTTACTCGCTATGGGGACCCAGGTTCACCCAACTCTGAACCTGTGGGCTGGATTGCAGCCTATGGGCAGGGTTACACCCCCAATTCAGGGGATGTACAAGGGCTGCAGGCAGCCTGGGAGGCTCTGCAGACCAGTGGGCGACCCATCACACCAGGTACCCTGCGCCAGCTGGCCATCACCCACCATGTGCTCTCCGGCAAGTGGCTGATTCACCTGGCACCTGGCTTCAAGCTGGACCATGCCTGGGCTGGCATTGCCCGGGCTGTAGTTGAGGGCCGTCTTCAGGTGGCCAAGGTGAGCCCACGGGCCAAGGAGGGTGGGCGCCAGGTCATCTGTGTTTACACGGACGACTTCACGGACCGCTTGGGAGTACTGGAGGCAGATTCTGCCATCCGTGCTGCAGGCATTAAGTGCTTGCTCACTTACAAACCTGATGTCTACACCTACCTGGGCATCTACCGAGCCAATCGCTGGCACCTTTGTCCCACTCTCTATGAGAGCCGTTTCCAGCTTGGAGGCAATGCCCGTGGCTCTCGAGTGCTGGATCGTGCCAACAATGTAGAACTGACCTAA
- the C2H11orf68 gene encoding UPF0696 protein C11orf68 homolog isoform X2, translated as MAAAAAAVAGAGRGGGGGADPGQERSRARSWVGAERSEGRSSLTTGWNQMKSWKRRTLQVVVRMASLLSTWLQRPWQLTWTPGWYLMPVLHLPQSWMPGWPSTHHLKLLAMGTQVHPTLNLWAGLQPMGRVTPPIQGMYKGCRQPGRLCRPVGDPSHQVPCASWPSPTMCSPASG; from the exons atggcggcggcggcggcggccgtgGCAGGGGCGGGGCGCGGCGGGGGTGGCGGCGCAGACCCCGGGCAGGAACGGAGCCGGGCCCGAAGTTGGGTTGGCGCGGAGCGGAGTGAAGGCCGGAG TTCCCTCACAACAGGATGGAACCAAATGAAGAGCTGGAAGAGGAGGACTCTCCAGGTGGTCGTGAGGATGGCTTCACTGCTGAGCACctggctgcagaggccatggcagCTGACATGGACCCCTGGCTGGTATTTGATGCCCGTACTACACCTGCCACAGAGCTGGATGCCTGGTTGGCCAAGTACCCACCATCTCAAGTTACTCGCTATGGGGACCCAGGTTCACCCAACTCTGAACCTGTGGGCTGGATTGCAGCCTATGGGCAGGGTTACACCCCCAATTCAGGGGATGTACAAGGGCTGCAGGCAGCCTGGGAGGCTCTGCAGACCAGTGGGCGACCCATCACACCAGGTACCCTGCGCCAGCTGGCCATCACCCACCATGTGCTCTCCGGCAAGTGGCTGA
- the Drap1 gene encoding dr1-associated corepressor isoform X1 — MPSKKKKYNARFPPARIKKIMQTDEEIGKVAAAVPVIISRALELFLESLLKKACQVTQSRNAKTMTTSHLKQCIELEQQFDFLKDLVASVPDMQGDGEDNHTDGDKGPRRWPVPSRRGRKPGSSGRKNGGTGSKSKDKKLSGTDSEQEDESEDTDTDGEEETPQAPPQASHPPAHFQSPPTPFMPFTSPLPLPPAPPGPSAPEAEDEEDYDS, encoded by the exons ATGCCAAGCAAGAAGAAGAAGTATAACGCGCGGTTTCCGCCG GCGCGGATCAAGAAGATCATGCAGACAGACGAAGAGATTGGGAAGGTGGCGGCAGCTGTGCCTGTCATCATCT CCCGGGCACTTGAGCTCTTCCTGGAGTCTCTGTTGAAGAAGGCTTGCCAGGTGACCCAGTCTCGAAATGCCAAAACCATGACCACGTCCCACCT GAAGCAGTGCATTGAGCTTGAACAGCAATTTGACTTCTTGAAAGACTTGGTGGCATCTGTGCCTGACATGCAGGGTGATGGGGAAGACAACCACACGGATGGGGACAAGGGTCCTCGAAG ATGGCCTGTACCTTCCCGAAGGGGCCGGAAACCAGGCAGCAGTGGCAGGAAGAATGGAGGCAcaggaagcaaaagcaaagacaaaaagcTGTCCGGGACAGACTCAGAACAGGAG GATGAGTctgaggacacagacacagatggggaggaagagacacCACAGGCTCCACCCCAAGCCAGTCACCCCCCTGCCCACTTTCAGAG CCCTCCAACTCCCTTCATGCCCTTCACCTCTCCTCTGCCTTTACCCCCAGCACCCCCTGGCCCCTCAGCACCTGAGGCAGAGGACGAAGAGGATTATGACTCCTAG
- the Drap1 gene encoding dr1-associated corepressor isoform X2 codes for MPSKKKKYNARFPPARIKKIMQTDEEIGKVAAAVPVIISRALELFLESLLKKACQVTQSRNAKTMTTSHLKQCIELEQQFDFLKDLVASVPDMQGDGEDNHTDGDKGPRRGRKPGSSGRKNGGTGSKSKDKKLSGTDSEQEDESEDTDTDGEEETPQAPPQASHPPAHFQSPPTPFMPFTSPLPLPPAPPGPSAPEAEDEEDYDS; via the exons ATGCCAAGCAAGAAGAAGAAGTATAACGCGCGGTTTCCGCCG GCGCGGATCAAGAAGATCATGCAGACAGACGAAGAGATTGGGAAGGTGGCGGCAGCTGTGCCTGTCATCATCT CCCGGGCACTTGAGCTCTTCCTGGAGTCTCTGTTGAAGAAGGCTTGCCAGGTGACCCAGTCTCGAAATGCCAAAACCATGACCACGTCCCACCT GAAGCAGTGCATTGAGCTTGAACAGCAATTTGACTTCTTGAAAGACTTGGTGGCATCTGTGCCTGACATGCAGGGTGATGGGGAAGACAACCACACGGATGGGGACAAGGGTCCTCGAAG GGGCCGGAAACCAGGCAGCAGTGGCAGGAAGAATGGAGGCAcaggaagcaaaagcaaagacaaaaagcTGTCCGGGACAGACTCAGAACAGGAG GATGAGTctgaggacacagacacagatggggaggaagagacacCACAGGCTCCACCCCAAGCCAGTCACCCCCCTGCCCACTTTCAGAG CCCTCCAACTCCCTTCATGCCCTTCACCTCTCCTCTGCCTTTACCCCCAGCACCCCCTGGCCCCTCAGCACCTGAGGCAGAGGACGAAGAGGATTATGACTCCTAG